In Mycobacteriales bacterium, one genomic interval encodes:
- a CDS encoding NADPH:quinone oxidoreductase family protein, whose protein sequence is MRAAVCSAYGGPDALTIDVVEVPSPGPGEVRVAVDVAAVNFPDVLVLAGQYQIKVPPPFVLGSEFAGVVSAVGDAVTEVAVGDRVFGSCLVGAFAEQVVVPASGLMPVPDGVSTDVAAGFGVAHRTAYHSLRSVGRLAAGEELVVLGAGGGVGLAAVQLGALLGATVTAVASTPDKLAAAEACGATRLAEHRGADLRQVLKELVPGGADVVIDPVGGALSEPALRSLRRDGRFVVVGFASGEIPRIPLNLVLLKGIEVVGFEFRGWAAAKPQELSRNDAELLDLLAAGKVAPYVGARFAFDDVAESVRHVAEGKAIGKVLLDVGQPIGCRPPR, encoded by the coding sequence ATGCGCGCCGCGGTCTGTTCGGCGTACGGCGGGCCGGATGCACTGACCATCGACGTCGTCGAGGTGCCCTCGCCCGGGCCGGGTGAGGTGCGGGTCGCGGTCGACGTCGCGGCGGTGAACTTCCCCGACGTCCTCGTGCTGGCCGGGCAGTACCAGATCAAAGTGCCGCCGCCGTTCGTGCTGGGCAGCGAGTTCGCCGGGGTGGTCTCCGCCGTCGGTGACGCCGTCACCGAGGTCGCAGTCGGCGACCGGGTCTTCGGCTCTTGTCTCGTCGGTGCGTTCGCCGAACAGGTCGTCGTGCCGGCGAGCGGGCTGATGCCGGTGCCCGACGGCGTCTCCACCGACGTCGCCGCCGGGTTCGGCGTCGCGCATCGCACTGCGTACCACTCGTTGCGTTCGGTCGGCCGGCTCGCGGCGGGCGAGGAGCTCGTGGTCCTCGGCGCCGGCGGCGGTGTCGGGCTTGCCGCGGTGCAGCTCGGCGCGTTGCTGGGCGCGACCGTGACCGCGGTCGCGTCGACGCCGGACAAGCTCGCCGCCGCCGAGGCATGTGGGGCCACCCGGCTCGCCGAGCATCGCGGTGCAGACCTGCGCCAGGTGCTGAAGGAGCTGGTGCCCGGGGGCGCGGACGTGGTGATCGACCCGGTAGGCGGCGCGCTGAGCGAGCCGGCGCTGCGGTCGCTGCGCCGTGACGGGCGGTTCGTCGTCGTCGGGTTCGCCTCCGGTGAGATCCCGAGGATCCCGCTGAACCTCGTGCTGCTGAAGGGCATCGAGGTCGTCGGCTTCGAGTTCCGCGGCTGGGCGGCGGCAAAGCCGCAGGAGCTGTCGCGCAACGACGCCGAGCTGCTCGACCTGCTGGCCGCCGGGAAGGTTGCGCCGTACGTCGGCGCGCGCTTCGCCTTCGACGACGTCGCGGAGTCGGTGCGTCACGTCGCCGAGGGCAAGGCGATCGGCAAGGTGCTCCTCGACGTCGGTCAGCCCATCGGGTGCAGGCCGCC
- a CDS encoding phosphotransferase family protein, with translation MAGLFADDAGPALDADALASWLDTQDVPGRGEPLEHRYISGGSQNAIYEIRRGDLHAALRIPPPEAPQSRDEGILREWRIIEALTGTDVPHTEAVAVCPDAAVLGRAFYLMGFVDGWSPMGLEDKKWPEPFDTDLAARRGLAFQLAEGIALLSKVDWQAKGLHDLGRPDGYHERQVERWIRFLDRIKGRDLPGLEVATAWLNEHRPLDFVPGLMHGDYQFANVMYSHGAPARLAAIVDWEMGTVGDPKLDLAWMIQGWPADTSSADTVGDGYVDMVGMPSADEVLAHYASVSGRQVDDIDYYLILAKWKLAIVLEQGFQRAGDDEKLQAFGPVVLGLMAGAAELAASTDYRG, from the coding sequence ATGGCGGGACTGTTCGCCGACGACGCGGGACCTGCCCTGGACGCCGACGCACTCGCGTCATGGCTCGACACCCAGGACGTGCCCGGGCGGGGCGAGCCACTGGAGCACCGATACATCTCCGGTGGCTCGCAGAACGCGATCTATGAGATCCGGCGCGGTGATCTGCACGCCGCGTTGCGGATCCCGCCGCCCGAGGCGCCGCAAAGTCGTGACGAGGGCATCCTGCGTGAGTGGCGCATCATCGAGGCGCTCACCGGCACCGACGTACCTCACACCGAAGCCGTCGCCGTGTGCCCCGACGCCGCCGTGCTCGGCCGCGCGTTCTACCTGATGGGCTTCGTCGACGGCTGGTCGCCGATGGGGCTCGAGGACAAGAAGTGGCCGGAGCCGTTCGACACCGACCTCGCGGCCCGGCGCGGGCTGGCCTTCCAGCTGGCGGAGGGAATCGCGCTGCTGTCCAAGGTGGACTGGCAGGCCAAGGGCCTGCACGACCTCGGCCGGCCGGACGGCTATCACGAGCGGCAGGTCGAGCGATGGATCCGCTTCCTCGACCGGATCAAGGGGCGGGACCTGCCGGGCCTCGAGGTCGCGACCGCCTGGCTGAACGAACACCGTCCGCTCGACTTCGTCCCCGGGCTGATGCATGGCGACTACCAGTTCGCCAACGTCATGTACTCCCACGGTGCTCCTGCCCGGCTGGCCGCGATCGTCGACTGGGAGATGGGGACGGTCGGCGACCCGAAGCTCGACCTGGCCTGGATGATCCAGGGCTGGCCGGCCGACACGTCATCGGCCGACACGGTGGGGGACGGCTACGTCGACATGGTGGGGATGCCGAGTGCCGATGAGGTCCTCGCGCACTACGCGTCGGTTTCGGGGCGACAGGTCGACGACATCGACTACTACCTGATCCTCGCGAAGTGGAAGCTGGCGATCGTGCTCGAACAGGGCTTCCAGCGCGCTGGTGACGACGAGAAGCTGCAGGCGTTCGGTCCGGTCGTCCTCGGGCTGATGGCGGGTGCGGCCGAGCTGGCCGCCTCGACCGACTACCGCGGGTGA
- a CDS encoding acyl-CoA dehydrogenase family protein, whose protein sequence is MAWDFETDPDFQEKLDWADEFVREKVEPLDYVWPGLEFTPLDGARRKAIEPLKQQVRDQGLWATHLGPDLGGAGYGQLKLSLLNEILGRSSWAPIVFGCQAPDTGNAEIIAHFGTPEQKARYLTPLLNGELFSCYSMTEPQGGADPSTFTCSAVKDGEEWVINGWKFFSSNAKTAAFFIVMVVTNPDVEIYRGMSMFLVPADTPGINIVRNVGLGAEGSEHASHALIHYDNVRVPADALLGDEGQAFAIAQTRLGGGRIHHAMRTIGLAQRALDMMCERALSRHTAGSLLADKQFVQGYIADSYAQLKQFRLFVLYTAWSIDKHNNYLKVRKDIAAIKVLMPGVLHDIAQRALQVHGALGASNEMPFTRMLVGAAVMGLADGPTEVHKVTVAKQVLRDYQPTDDLWPSAHIPKKRADAVAKYAEYLEHEVGNL, encoded by the coding sequence GTGGCGTGGGACTTCGAGACCGATCCTGACTTCCAGGAGAAGCTGGACTGGGCGGACGAGTTCGTCCGCGAGAAGGTCGAGCCGCTCGACTACGTCTGGCCGGGCTTGGAGTTCACCCCGCTCGACGGAGCGCGACGAAAGGCGATCGAGCCGCTCAAACAGCAGGTCCGCGACCAGGGACTATGGGCGACCCACCTCGGGCCCGACCTCGGTGGCGCCGGCTACGGCCAGCTGAAGCTCTCGCTGCTGAACGAGATCCTCGGCCGATCCTCGTGGGCGCCGATCGTCTTCGGCTGCCAGGCTCCGGACACCGGCAACGCGGAGATCATCGCCCACTTCGGCACCCCCGAGCAGAAAGCGCGCTACCTCACGCCGCTGCTCAACGGCGAGCTGTTCTCCTGTTACTCCATGACCGAGCCGCAGGGCGGAGCGGACCCGTCGACCTTCACGTGCAGCGCGGTGAAGGACGGCGAGGAGTGGGTGATCAACGGCTGGAAGTTCTTCTCGTCCAACGCGAAGACCGCGGCGTTCTTCATCGTCATGGTGGTCACCAACCCCGACGTCGAGATCTACCGGGGCATGTCGATGTTCCTCGTCCCGGCAGACACCCCTGGAATCAACATCGTGCGCAACGTCGGGCTCGGCGCGGAGGGATCCGAGCACGCGTCACACGCCCTGATCCACTACGACAACGTGCGCGTTCCGGCCGACGCGTTGCTCGGTGATGAAGGCCAGGCGTTCGCGATCGCGCAAACCAGGCTCGGCGGCGGCCGTATCCACCACGCGATGCGGACCATCGGACTGGCGCAGCGCGCGCTGGACATGATGTGCGAGCGGGCGCTGTCCCGCCACACCGCCGGCTCGCTGCTCGCCGACAAGCAGTTCGTCCAGGGCTACATCGCCGATTCCTACGCGCAGCTCAAGCAGTTCCGGCTGTTCGTGCTCTACACCGCGTGGTCGATCGACAAGCACAACAACTACCTGAAGGTCCGCAAGGACATCGCGGCGATCAAGGTGCTGATGCCGGGCGTGCTCCACGACATCGCGCAGCGCGCACTCCAGGTGCACGGCGCGCTCGGAGCCAGCAACGAGATGCCGTTCACCCGCATGCTCGTCGGCGCCGCGGTCATGGGCCTGGCCGACGGGCCCACCGAGGTCCACAAGGTCACCGTTGCCAAGCAGGTGCTGCGCGACTACCAGCCGACCGACGACCTGTGGCCGAGCGCTCACATCCCGAAGAAGCGCGCGGACGCAGTGGCGAAGTACGCCGAATACCTCGAGCACGAGGTGGGCAACCTCTGA
- a CDS encoding ferredoxin: protein MKLEHDVNRCEAHGVCTAVDPDRFELDDDDQLIVHKWDVAPEDLETVQHAVDSCPRQALKLVD from the coding sequence ATGAAGCTCGAGCACGACGTCAACCGATGCGAGGCGCACGGCGTCTGCACCGCGGTGGACCCCGACCGCTTCGAGCTGGACGACGACGACCAGCTGATCGTGCACAAGTGGGACGTTGCGCCGGAGGACCTCGAGACGGTGCAGCATGCGGTGGACAGCTGCCCGCGCCAGGCGCTCAAGCTCGTCGACTAG
- a CDS encoding SDR family NAD(P)-dependent oxidoreductase has translation MSIDPELTGKRALVTGAGQGVGEAIARQLAEAGCDVVVNDFHEDRADRVATAIRCAGGSAQPLPFDVTDHDAVTTAIHGQGRIDILVNNAGNGGPDTFGTIAAFVDTAPADWSPLLAVNLGGVMNCTHAVLPAMIEAGWGRVVTISSDAGRTGGARYAAYSAAKAGAAGFSRAIAREVARHGVTVNVVSLGTMRTPLTEPLWRDPANTELQQSILAGYLVRRPGEPDDVAWAVLSLASPRSSWVTGQTIAVNGGSALTL, from the coding sequence GTGTCGATCGATCCTGAGCTGACCGGCAAGCGCGCCCTCGTCACCGGCGCGGGGCAGGGGGTCGGCGAGGCGATCGCCCGGCAGCTCGCCGAGGCAGGCTGCGACGTCGTCGTCAACGACTTCCACGAAGATCGCGCCGATCGGGTGGCCACAGCGATTCGTTGCGCCGGGGGCTCGGCGCAGCCGCTCCCCTTCGACGTCACCGACCACGACGCGGTCACGACCGCGATCCACGGGCAAGGCAGGATCGACATCCTGGTCAACAACGCCGGCAACGGCGGACCGGACACGTTCGGCACCATAGCGGCGTTCGTCGACACCGCGCCCGCGGACTGGTCTCCGCTTCTGGCGGTGAACCTCGGCGGTGTCATGAACTGCACCCACGCCGTCCTGCCCGCGATGATCGAGGCCGGCTGGGGCCGGGTCGTCACCATCTCCTCCGATGCCGGCCGCACCGGCGGCGCGAGGTACGCCGCGTACAGCGCCGCGAAGGCCGGCGCCGCCGGGTTCTCCCGCGCGATCGCCCGCGAGGTCGCCCGTCACGGCGTGACGGTCAACGTCGTCTCGCTCGGCACGATGCGGACTCCGCTGACCGAGCCGCTGTGGCGCGATCCGGCCAACACAGAGCTCCAGCAGTCGATCCTGGCCGGCTATCTGGTGCGCCGGCCCGGTGAGCCGGATGACGTCGCGTGGGCAGTGCTGTCGCTGGCCAGCCCACGCTCGTCGTGGGTGACCGGCCAGACCATCGCCGTCAACGGCGGATCGGCGTTGACCCTCTAG
- a CDS encoding FkbM family methyltransferase, translating into MFAASAQAALISGAAALTERASYRGLRRVAWGLGHVFPSDNRVVVARPDGKLWLYLNDGYWSPLLRPHWAYEPEVGRALERLLRPDSYFIDGGANIGYWSMFASARLPAGSVVAVEAAPQSYQRLAENAELNDDRWRCVYAALWNVADETLTMHASRRFHASGTVVERIAFRTSLTSTISTVTVDELVARYASDTAREIVIKLDVEGAELPAIEGATETLRRRAWHLVYEDHGKDPTHAVTRFLMGELGLRVHALAGDGSFAQVSRLDALDEIKKDPRKGYNFVASSQDLAPRLGRDD; encoded by the coding sequence GTGTTCGCCGCCTCGGCACAGGCCGCGCTGATCTCGGGCGCGGCCGCTCTCACGGAACGCGCCTCTTACCGAGGGCTTCGGCGGGTCGCCTGGGGTCTGGGGCATGTGTTCCCGTCCGACAACCGGGTCGTCGTCGCCCGCCCGGACGGCAAGCTGTGGCTGTATCTGAACGACGGCTACTGGAGTCCGCTGCTTCGACCGCATTGGGCATACGAGCCAGAGGTCGGTCGCGCACTCGAGCGGCTGTTGCGCCCCGACAGCTACTTCATCGACGGCGGAGCGAACATCGGGTACTGGAGCATGTTCGCGAGCGCCCGGCTGCCGGCCGGCAGCGTCGTGGCGGTCGAGGCGGCGCCGCAGAGCTATCAGCGGCTGGCGGAGAACGCGGAGCTCAACGACGACCGATGGCGCTGCGTCTACGCCGCGCTGTGGAACGTCGCGGACGAGACGTTGACGATGCACGCAAGCCGTCGGTTCCACGCCAGCGGGACCGTCGTCGAGCGAATCGCCTTCCGGACGAGCTTGACGAGCACCATCTCGACCGTGACCGTCGACGAGCTCGTTGCGCGCTACGCCTCGGACACTGCGCGCGAGATCGTCATCAAGCTCGATGTCGAAGGCGCCGAGCTGCCGGCCATCGAGGGAGCCACGGAGACGCTGCGTCGCCGAGCCTGGCATCTGGTCTACGAGGACCACGGAAAGGATCCGACGCACGCCGTCACCCGGTTCCTGATGGGCGAGCTGGGTCTGCGGGTGCACGCGCTCGCAGGAGACGGCAGCTTCGCGCAGGTGAGCCGACTCGATGCGTTGGACGAGATCAAGAAGGACCCACGCAAGGGTTACAACTTCGTGGCCAGTTCGCAGGATCTGGCGCCGCGGCTCGGCCGGGACGACTAG
- a CDS encoding DUF3467 domain-containing protein, protein MSEPQQQIQIQVPEDVQGGVYANMAIVWHTPYEFTLDFAVTNPPATGPDGQTVVPSRVVARVKFPPSQVFQLLQAINANMTNYEAAFGPIAMPGPSQPDGD, encoded by the coding sequence GTGAGCGAACCGCAACAGCAGATCCAGATCCAGGTCCCGGAGGACGTCCAGGGCGGCGTCTACGCCAACATGGCGATCGTCTGGCACACGCCGTACGAGTTCACGCTCGACTTCGCCGTCACGAACCCTCCGGCAACCGGTCCCGACGGCCAGACCGTCGTACCGTCGCGGGTCGTCGCGCGGGTGAAGTTCCCCCCGTCCCAGGTCTTCCAGCTGCTTCAGGCGATCAACGCCAACATGACGAACTACGAGGCGGCGTTCGGTCCCATCGCGATGCCCGGACCGTCGCAGCCGGACGGCGACTAG
- a CDS encoding ATP-binding cassette domain-containing protein yields MTAIYDALNRRRALSAAAGVVLAILVTHLVAPGKAPVGIILQGALFGSITGLLALGLVLTYRSDRIVNFAYGSMGGVGGTTGVLLYLGQHWSWPAAVAAGLATGAVVGALTELLVIRRFARSSRLILTVATIGLQQVLGGIELKLPTWLGGPSLIGGFTTGLSKHGTNVGPVLFTGNDLVVVIAVPVAIVALAWYLLRTDSGIAVRAIADNRDRALLLGVPVRRLATIVWTVAGLLATIAVILPAPSQGLTIDAGAGPQVLLPALAAAVLAGMESLPIAVAAGIGLGVLNSLISWNFNKQSVTTVAFLIVILVALLLQRGPIGRRDGAEETSLGVAGATRDVPAALRRLPEVIAARVGLRVALLAAAILIPLACSPSTIRIFSTTAIYAIVAVSLVVLVGWSGQVSLGQYAFVGLGGVMVGDLMSHWNLDFFVCLVAAGASGALLAVLVGLPALRIRGLFLAVTTLALAVAADGYFFNPTNFASIIPNNITRPVLWKRFNLTSERALYYVCLAVLVLAVVIVQGLRRARPGRVMVATRDNPRAAAAMAVPTTRVTLLGFVLSGAIAGIAGGLHATILESIGYETYPPSESILVFSMLVIGGVDSITGALLGVVAVEAAVHYYPQYQLLITGSGLLFVLLVLPAGLASVVFGARDRLLKLVARRRGIDLTAAADLAVSAEPTTDAASRDARGTASGALLRCDGVEVSYGPMQVLFGVDLDVAEQEIVALLGTNGAGKSTMLKAVAGLLSAAPGKVWFDGVDITGLSPEQRAARGLCLVPAKSIFPSLSVAENLRVAAWLVRRDRAKVDRGHAKAFELFPQLRDRQRQLAGTMSGGQQQMLSLAMALQTEPRVMLIDELSLGLAPSVVARLLEVVRELAAGGVTIVIVEQSVSVALEVARRAVFLERGTARFSGETKDLLARTDVLRSVFIGGGTPATTNGTKRRSKAARQRELAELVARPAVLECVNVGKSFGGIRVLNDIGMTIHKGEIVGLIGHNGAGKTTLFDVICGFLPADGGKVFLGGSDVTSFGAADRALIGLGRSFQEARLYPGLTVAETVAVALERHLDSRDVVAAALRLPASTLSEAVVVDRVHDLLARLGLTRYADTMIGELSTGTRRIVELACVMAQRPAVVLLDEPTAGVAQKETEALGPLLRQVRDETGATMLVIDHDMPLLTSLCDRLVALELGQVIAEGTPGAVLEDDRVIESYLGVAG; encoded by the coding sequence GTGACCGCGATCTACGACGCGCTCAACCGTCGCCGCGCGCTGTCCGCGGCGGCCGGCGTCGTGCTCGCGATCCTGGTGACGCACCTGGTGGCCCCCGGCAAGGCGCCGGTCGGGATCATCCTGCAAGGCGCCCTGTTCGGCTCGATCACCGGACTCCTGGCGCTCGGCCTGGTGCTCACCTACCGCTCGGACCGGATCGTCAACTTCGCCTACGGGTCGATGGGCGGGGTGGGCGGCACGACCGGCGTACTCCTCTATCTGGGCCAGCACTGGAGCTGGCCGGCGGCGGTCGCGGCCGGGCTGGCGACCGGCGCCGTCGTCGGCGCCCTCACCGAGCTGCTCGTCATCCGTCGGTTCGCGCGTTCGTCGCGTCTGATCCTCACCGTCGCGACGATCGGGCTCCAGCAGGTGCTGGGCGGCATCGAGCTCAAGCTCCCCACCTGGCTGGGCGGCCCGTCGCTGATCGGCGGCTTCACCACCGGGCTGTCCAAGCACGGGACCAACGTCGGGCCCGTGCTGTTCACGGGCAACGACCTCGTCGTCGTCATCGCCGTTCCGGTCGCGATCGTCGCGCTCGCCTGGTACCTGCTGCGCACCGACTCGGGCATCGCGGTTCGCGCGATCGCCGACAACCGCGACCGCGCGCTGCTGCTGGGAGTCCCGGTACGCCGGTTGGCCACGATCGTCTGGACCGTCGCCGGACTGCTCGCCACGATCGCGGTGATCCTGCCCGCCCCGTCGCAGGGTCTGACGATCGACGCCGGCGCCGGTCCGCAGGTGCTGCTGCCGGCACTTGCCGCCGCAGTCCTCGCCGGGATGGAGTCGCTGCCCATCGCGGTCGCCGCCGGGATCGGCCTCGGCGTCCTCAACTCGCTGATCTCGTGGAACTTCAACAAGCAGTCCGTCACCACCGTCGCGTTCCTGATCGTGATCCTGGTCGCGCTGCTGCTCCAGCGCGGACCGATCGGCCGGCGCGACGGCGCCGAAGAGACGTCGCTGGGCGTCGCCGGCGCCACCCGGGACGTCCCGGCCGCACTGAGGCGGCTGCCCGAGGTCATCGCGGCCCGCGTCGGCCTGCGGGTCGCGCTGCTCGCCGCGGCGATCCTCATCCCGCTCGCTTGCAGCCCGAGCACGATCCGGATCTTCAGCACGACCGCCATCTACGCGATCGTCGCGGTCTCACTCGTGGTACTGGTCGGCTGGTCAGGCCAGGTCAGCCTCGGCCAGTACGCCTTCGTCGGCCTCGGCGGGGTGATGGTCGGCGACCTGATGAGCCACTGGAACCTCGACTTCTTCGTCTGTCTGGTCGCCGCCGGCGCCAGCGGCGCCCTGCTCGCGGTGCTGGTCGGCTTGCCGGCCCTTCGCATCCGCGGCCTGTTCCTGGCGGTCACGACCCTCGCGCTCGCGGTCGCCGCCGACGGCTACTTCTTCAACCCGACGAACTTCGCCTCGATCATCCCGAACAACATCACCCGCCCGGTGTTGTGGAAGCGCTTCAACCTCACCTCCGAACGCGCGCTCTACTACGTGTGTCTCGCCGTGCTCGTCCTGGCCGTGGTCATCGTGCAGGGCCTGCGCCGTGCCCGCCCCGGACGCGTCATGGTCGCAACGCGCGACAACCCGCGCGCGGCCGCCGCGATGGCGGTCCCGACGACGCGGGTCACGCTGCTCGGCTTCGTGCTGTCCGGCGCGATCGCCGGCATCGCCGGCGGGCTGCACGCGACGATCCTGGAGAGCATCGGCTACGAGACCTACCCGCCGTCGGAGAGCATCCTCGTCTTCTCGATGCTGGTCATCGGCGGCGTCGACTCGATCACTGGCGCCCTGCTCGGCGTGGTCGCGGTCGAAGCGGCCGTGCACTACTACCCGCAGTACCAGCTGCTGATCACCGGCTCCGGATTGCTCTTCGTGCTGCTCGTGCTGCCTGCGGGCCTGGCTTCGGTCGTCTTCGGTGCCCGCGACCGGCTGCTCAAGCTCGTCGCGCGTCGCCGGGGCATCGACCTGACCGCCGCCGCGGACCTCGCCGTGAGCGCCGAGCCAACCACCGACGCGGCATCGCGCGACGCGCGAGGAACCGCGTCGGGTGCCCTCCTTCGCTGCGACGGTGTCGAGGTCAGCTACGGGCCGATGCAGGTCCTGTTCGGCGTCGATCTCGATGTCGCCGAACAGGAGATCGTGGCCCTGCTCGGCACCAACGGCGCCGGGAAGTCGACGATGCTCAAGGCGGTCGCCGGCCTGCTCTCGGCCGCGCCCGGAAAGGTGTGGTTCGACGGCGTCGACATCACGGGCCTCAGCCCGGAGCAGCGTGCCGCCCGCGGGCTCTGCCTCGTCCCCGCAAAGTCGATCTTCCCGTCCCTGTCAGTCGCCGAGAACCTGCGAGTAGCCGCATGGCTCGTGAGACGCGATCGAGCGAAGGTCGACCGCGGACACGCGAAAGCCTTCGAGCTCTTCCCGCAGCTTCGCGACCGCCAGCGCCAGCTCGCCGGCACGATGTCGGGCGGCCAGCAGCAGATGCTCTCTCTCGCGATGGCGTTGCAGACCGAGCCGCGCGTCATGCTCATCGACGAACTCTCCCTCGGCCTCGCGCCCTCGGTCGTCGCCCGACTGCTCGAGGTGGTTCGCGAGCTGGCCGCCGGAGGCGTCACGATCGTGATCGTCGAGCAGTCGGTCAGCGTCGCCCTCGAGGTCGCCCGGCGCGCGGTGTTCCTCGAGCGGGGCACCGCGCGCTTCTCGGGCGAGACCAAGGACCTGCTCGCCCGGACCGACGTACTCCGCTCCGTCTTCATCGGCGGCGGGACGCCCGCAACCACGAACGGCACGAAGCGCCGCAGCAAAGCCGCACGGCAGCGCGAGCTCGCGGAGCTCGTCGCGCGGCCCGCGGTGCTGGAGTGCGTGAACGTCGGCAAGTCCTTCGGCGGGATCCGGGTGCTCAACGACATCGGGATGACCATTCACAAGGGCGAGATCGTGGGCCTGATCGGTCACAACGGTGCCGGCAAGACGACGCTGTTCGACGTGATCTGCGGCTTCCTGCCCGCCGACGGCGGCAAGGTCTTCCTGGGCGGGTCGGACGTCACGTCGTTCGGTGCCGCGGACCGGGCGCTGATCGGTCTGGGCCGTTCGTTCCAGGAGGCACGGCTCTACCCCGGGCTGACGGTTGCCGAAACCGTCGCCGTCGCCCTCGAACGCCACCTCGACTCGCGCGACGTCGTGGCCGCCGCGCTACGGCTGCCGGCATCGACGCTGTCCGAGGCCGTCGTCGTCGACCGGGTCCACGACCTGTTGGCGCGACTGGGCCTGACGCGCTACGCCGACACGATGATCGGTGAGCTGTCGACGGGCACCCGGCGGATCGTCGAGCTCGCCTGCGTGATGGCGCAGCGGCCCGCCGTCGTACTGCTCGACGAGCCCACCGCGGGGGTCGCGCAGAAGGAGACCGAGGCCCTCGGTCCGCTGCTGCGCCAGGTGCGCGACGAGACCGGCGCGACGATGCTCGTGATCGACCACGACATGCCGCTGCTGACCTCGCTGTGCGACCGGCTGGTCGCCCTCGAGCTCGGCCAGGTGATCGCGGAAGGTACGCCGGGGGCGGTTCTCGAGGACGACCGGGTGATCGAGTCCTACCTAGGTGTCGCCGGATAG
- a CDS encoding AIM24 family protein, whose translation MQTKILGTTLPVLECVLSANEVVIGEAGRMSWMSEGVTMATSTSYAGGSGGIMGAIKRVAGGGTLFTSSYTAGGSGGLVAFSTTIPGQILPVSISPGHDYIVHRHGFLAATNGVQLSSAFQQSLGGALFGGEGFILQRIGGQCDAWVQLQGEIVTYDLQPGQNLFVHPAHVGMFTDGTQFSITTIKGLKNKFFGGEFFLVKLTGPGKVWLQSLTLQGLAQDLMPYLPTGESNAGAGGAVGGIIGGLLKG comes from the coding sequence ATGCAGACGAAGATCCTCGGCACCACGCTTCCCGTTCTCGAGTGCGTGCTCAGCGCCAACGAGGTTGTGATCGGTGAAGCCGGCCGGATGTCGTGGATGTCCGAGGGCGTCACGATGGCGACCTCCACGTCGTACGCCGGCGGCAGCGGCGGCATCATGGGCGCGATCAAGCGCGTCGCGGGCGGCGGCACGCTGTTCACCAGCAGCTACACCGCCGGCGGCTCAGGCGGTCTCGTCGCGTTCTCGACGACCATCCCGGGCCAGATCCTGCCGGTGAGCATCTCCCCCGGGCACGACTACATCGTCCACCGCCACGGTTTCCTCGCGGCGACCAACGGCGTACAGCTGTCATCGGCCTTCCAGCAGTCACTCGGCGGCGCACTGTTCGGCGGCGAGGGGTTCATCCTCCAGCGCATCGGCGGCCAGTGCGACGCCTGGGTGCAGCTACAGGGCGAGATCGTCACCTATGACCTCCAGCCCGGCCAGAACCTCTTCGTCCACCCTGCCCACGTCGGCATGTTCACCGACGGCACCCAGTTCAGCATCACGACCATCAAGGGCCTGAAGAACAAGTTCTTCGGCGGAGAGTTCTTCCTGGTCAAGCTCACCGGACCGGGCAAGGTCTGGCTGCAGTCGCTCACGTTGCAGGGTCTGGCTCAAGACCTCATGCCCTACCTGCCGACCGGCGAGTCGAACGCCGGCGCGGGCGGTGCGGTCGGCGGCATCATCGGCGGCTTGCTCAAGGGATAG